The Paenibacillus sp. MBLB1832 genome has a window encoding:
- a CDS encoding acetate/propionate family kinase, which translates to MKILVMNSGSSSLKFQLFDMTTEGLLLKGCIERIGSETGIITLKRDGRDEVKWTREILHHSEAVRSMLKFLTHTEVGVLQDMNEIKAVGHRIVHGGEWFRSATLINPDVQHKIRQLYDLAPLHNPAHMVGIQAVLEHLPEVPQIAVCDTAFHQSIPQKAYLYPIPYSLYKKYGIRRYGFHGTSHEYVSKRAAQFIGKPIEHLKIITCHLGNGASCSAVEGGQSIDTSMGMTPLEGLMMGTRSGDIDAAIIPYLLSKEDLTMNEINSMLNKHSGLLGISGMSSDVREIQQAALEGEPRAVLALEMYEYRIRKYIGAYCAAMNGIDAVVFTGGVGENSAYLRQKICEQLTYLGLKLDVEKNMERTQGERLISTASSSVSILVIPTNEELLIAQKTFSVLMGDGGIT; encoded by the coding sequence ATGAAAATTCTAGTGATGAATTCGGGAAGCTCTTCCTTAAAATTCCAACTCTTTGACATGACTACCGAAGGTTTGCTCCTTAAAGGCTGTATCGAACGAATCGGTTCGGAAACAGGGATCATCACCTTGAAACGGGACGGGCGGGATGAAGTGAAATGGACGAGGGAGATTTTACACCATTCGGAGGCTGTTCGATCCATGCTAAAGTTTCTAACCCATACGGAAGTAGGTGTGCTTCAAGATATGAATGAGATTAAAGCGGTGGGCCATCGCATTGTGCATGGCGGAGAATGGTTTCGTTCTGCAACCTTGATCAATCCCGATGTGCAGCACAAAATTCGTCAACTCTACGACTTGGCCCCGCTGCATAATCCCGCTCATATGGTCGGCATTCAAGCTGTTCTTGAACATCTGCCGGAGGTGCCTCAAATTGCCGTATGCGATACGGCCTTTCATCAGTCGATTCCACAGAAAGCCTATTTGTACCCGATCCCTTACTCTCTCTATAAAAAATATGGCATACGCCGCTATGGGTTCCATGGCACTTCGCATGAATATGTCAGCAAGCGCGCCGCCCAATTCATCGGCAAACCGATTGAGCACTTGAAAATCATTACCTGCCACTTAGGCAATGGTGCCAGTTGCTCCGCCGTTGAAGGCGGCCAATCGATCGATACCAGCATGGGGATGACCCCGCTAGAAGGGCTCATGATGGGGACACGTTCCGGCGACATTGACGCCGCTATCATTCCTTATCTATTGTCTAAAGAGGACCTGACGATGAACGAAATCAACTCGATGCTGAATAAACACAGCGGGCTGCTGGGCATTTCAGGAATGAGCAGCGATGTACGGGAGATTCAGCAGGCCGCTTTGGAAGGAGAGCCACGAGCCGTTTTGGCCCTTGAGATGTATGAATATCGGATACGGAAGTATATCGGCGCATACTGCGCGGCGATGAACGGAATCGACGCGGTCGTTTTCACAGGAGGGGTTGGAGAGAACTCGGCCTATCTGAGGCAAAAAATTTGTGAGCAGCTCACCTATCTCGGCCTTAAACTGGATGTAGAAAAGAACATGGAACGCACGCAAGGGGAACGACTCATTTCCACGGCATCCTCCTCCGTCAGCATTCTGGTAATCCCGACGAACGAAGAGCTGCTCATCGCGCAGAAGACATTTTCAGTGCTAATGGGGGATGGAGGCATAACCTGA
- a CDS encoding PAS domain-containing sensor histidine kinase: MNKDQEHHYPEVIGENVNQLLAQLDAYISKPELLQDLKQSLKQLSDVKFALDESSIVAVTDAKGKIQYVNDKFCEISKYPRKELLGNDHRIINSGHHDKAFMSGLWSRISSGKVWRGEIKNKAKDGSFYWVDTTIVPFIDADGSPYQYLAIRNEVTELKRVEEELQMMMSQVLQIQEEERRKFSRELHDGIGQSLFSLLIQMDRLIGEEPESEIALLRQHVTSIIEEVRSLAWQIRPSVLDDLGVIPAIRTYIDNYTSHFGIGVKLESSLRKRLGALEETIIYRVIQEALTNIAKYADVSEAAVAVSDKESYIEVRIEDKGKGFETTSRSKGVGLFSMEERAKSIGGKLDISSEIGRGTIVILTIPSYKR; this comes from the coding sequence TTGAATAAGGATCAGGAGCACCATTATCCCGAAGTCATTGGTGAGAATGTGAACCAACTGTTAGCGCAGCTGGACGCATACATTTCGAAGCCTGAACTGCTGCAAGACCTGAAGCAATCCCTCAAACAGCTATCCGATGTGAAGTTTGCGTTAGATGAGTCTTCGATCGTGGCCGTCACGGACGCCAAAGGTAAAATTCAATACGTGAACGATAAATTTTGCGAAATTTCCAAGTATCCTCGTAAAGAGCTTCTAGGGAATGACCATCGCATCATTAATTCTGGTCATCATGATAAAGCATTTATGTCGGGCTTATGGAGCCGTATTTCATCTGGCAAGGTATGGCGTGGAGAGATCAAGAATAAGGCCAAAGATGGATCCTTCTATTGGGTGGATACAACGATTGTCCCTTTTATCGATGCGGACGGGAGCCCCTATCAATATTTAGCAATTCGGAATGAAGTGACGGAGTTGAAGCGGGTCGAAGAAGAACTGCAGATGATGATGTCACAAGTGTTGCAAATTCAGGAGGAGGAACGAAGAAAGTTCTCCCGCGAGCTGCATGATGGCATAGGGCAAAGCCTGTTCTCTTTATTGATTCAAATGGATAGATTGATCGGAGAGGAGCCTGAATCGGAAATTGCCCTTCTCCGGCAGCATGTGACCAGCATTATTGAAGAAGTACGGAGTCTGGCGTGGCAGATACGCCCTTCCGTATTGGATGATCTCGGCGTTATTCCTGCCATTCGAACATATATCGATAATTACACGAGTCATTTCGGGATCGGTGTTAAACTGGAAAGCAGCCTGCGCAAGCGGTTAGGCGCACTGGAAGAGACGATCATCTACCGCGTTATCCAGGAAGCGCTGACGAATATTGCGAAGTATGCAGATGTGTCCGAAGCTGCCGTGGCTGTTAGCGACAAGGAATCGTACATCGAGGTACGTATTGAGGATAAGGGGAAGGGCTTTGAGACGACTAGCCGATCTAAAGGTGTTGGCCTTTTCAGCATGGAGGAAAGGGCAAAAAGCATCGGCGGTAAGCTGGACATTTCCTCCGAGATAGGGAGGGGAACGATCGTTATTTTGACGATACCGAGTTATAAAAGGTAA
- a CDS encoding response regulator transcription factor, with product MPKILVVDDHAVVRSGLMMLLNGKHNIEVVGEAADGEEGIQAAQLLKPDVVLMDLNMPPGMDGLTATEKLRQLMPDVAILILTMHDDDEYLFRAIHVGASGYILKSAPHDELLTAIRSVAAGNAYLYPTATKRLMNEYMDRIKHGDNVDTYGSLSEREKEALALIAKGFSNKEIAEQLIISVKTVESHKSNIMEKLGLRTRPELVKYAAKKGLLNFE from the coding sequence ATGCCGAAAATTCTGGTAGTAGACGATCATGCTGTCGTAAGATCGGGTCTTATGATGCTGCTGAACGGCAAGCATAATATTGAAGTCGTTGGGGAAGCGGCTGATGGCGAAGAGGGCATCCAAGCTGCGCAACTGCTTAAGCCGGATGTTGTATTGATGGATCTGAACATGCCCCCTGGTATGGATGGCCTGACGGCTACAGAGAAATTACGGCAACTCATGCCCGATGTGGCCATTCTCATTCTTACGATGCATGATGATGACGAGTATTTATTTCGAGCCATACATGTGGGCGCCTCTGGCTATATTTTGAAAAGTGCACCGCATGACGAATTGCTGACCGCCATTCGCTCTGTTGCCGCTGGAAATGCGTATCTCTACCCTACAGCTACCAAGCGGCTGATGAATGAATATATGGATCGCATTAAGCACGGGGACAATGTCGATACGTATGGATCGCTTTCGGAGCGCGAGAAGGAAGCCTTAGCGCTCATTGCCAAAGGCTTTTCCAATAAAGAAATTGCCGAACAGCTGATTATCAGCGTCAAAACGGTGGAGTCCCACAAAAGTAACATTATGGAGAAATTAGGGTTGAGAACAAGGCCTGAACTGGTAAAGTACGCGGCCAAGAAGGGGTTGCTGAACTTTGAATAA
- a CDS encoding GAF domain-containing protein, whose translation MANSRMQFMEDLEEIRNLTSSDFAALALCLDKAKSYRWKCAAGNSNDRYQHMVIRTGQGLAGTALRLGRWVKLDDSHPQFGRERRDCPVMLAEQLQAAAVFPIRLDTGCPMRGLLFIGKRKGTRYEEDEIRTAQENLHKLVSDMKEYQEEMRI comes from the coding sequence ATGGCAAACAGTAGAATGCAGTTTATGGAAGACTTAGAAGAAATACGGAATCTTACATCAAGCGATTTTGCCGCATTAGCTTTATGCTTAGATAAAGCTAAATCTTACAGGTGGAAGTGCGCAGCAGGCAACAGTAACGATCGTTACCAGCACATGGTGATCAGGACGGGACAGGGATTGGCTGGAACTGCGCTGCGCCTGGGCAGATGGGTGAAGCTCGATGATAGTCATCCGCAATTCGGGCGAGAAAGACGCGATTGCCCCGTCATGTTGGCTGAACAATTGCAAGCTGCGGCTGTTTTTCCAATCAGGTTGGATACTGGTTGCCCTATGAGAGGGTTGCTTTTTATCGGAAAGCGGAAGGGAACCAGATATGAAGAAGATGAGATACGCACAGCCCAGGAAAATCTTCACAAGCTTGTATCCGACATGAAGGAATATCAAGAAGAAATGAGGATATGA
- a CDS encoding Crp/Fnr family transcriptional regulator — protein sequence MKGMMTFFSDTNFDKLKSIMYNKQAKKGEHLFWEGDTADRLYYIVKGRVRITKMSDTGKSFILYLHQAGDLFGQIDPFQDSVQSFSAEVTADCEVGVILRKDLEVLLWQHGDLAIEFMRWMGLVHRMTETKFRDLMMYGKPGALCSLLIRLSNSYGVPKGGHVLIDYKINNSEMADMIGSTRENVNRMLSDMRKEDAVEFHNGQIVIKDAAYLRDICHCENCPVEICRM from the coding sequence ATGAAAGGAATGATGACTTTTTTCTCAGACACGAACTTTGATAAATTAAAGAGCATCATGTATAACAAACAAGCAAAGAAAGGTGAGCATCTATTTTGGGAGGGCGACACGGCGGACCGATTATACTATATCGTTAAAGGCAGGGTCCGCATCACCAAAATGTCGGACACGGGCAAAAGTTTCATTTTGTATCTCCATCAAGCAGGAGATTTGTTCGGCCAAATCGATCCATTCCAAGACTCGGTACAAAGCTTTAGCGCAGAAGTCACTGCAGATTGCGAAGTAGGCGTGATTTTGCGGAAAGATCTTGAAGTTCTACTATGGCAGCACGGCGATCTCGCGATCGAATTCATGAGATGGATGGGTCTCGTTCATCGGATGACCGAAACGAAGTTCCGCGATTTAATGATGTACGGTAAACCGGGCGCGTTATGTTCCTTATTGATCAGATTAAGCAACTCCTACGGCGTTCCTAAGGGAGGGCATGTGCTGATCGATTATAAAATCAACAATTCGGAAATGGCCGATATGATCGGCTCGACCCGCGAGAACGTCAATCGGATGTTAAGCGATATGCGGAAAGAAGATGCGGTCGAATTTCATAATGGCCAAATTGTCATTAAAGATGCTGCCTATCTGCGCGATATTTGTCATTGTGAGAATTGCCCCGTTGAAATATGCCGAATGTAG
- a CDS encoding hemerythrin domain-containing protein: MSTDLGYSIDEATASQVGRLLKRLKDEHGTLKSELDHIQEQTGHMADLPGTEASKKLLQDIRQEMEGLLEKLEAYEQWEEDEVFPILYKYTAQGPDPAFLTSAWVLEEDHKQVERFVRSFIAYANECDQGANSKVNVNIQLKKAISLLRMACAVMAEQLLTEEEMVFPLADEILGNYPTFGIFQRGNSHNDKYRADRQHL; this comes from the coding sequence ATGAGTACGGATTTGGGGTATTCGATTGACGAGGCAACGGCATCGCAGGTGGGGCGGTTACTGAAGCGCTTGAAGGACGAACATGGCACGTTAAAAAGCGAACTTGATCATATTCAAGAGCAAACAGGTCATATGGCGGACTTGCCAGGAACGGAAGCGTCGAAGAAGCTGCTGCAAGACATCCGTCAAGAGATGGAAGGCTTGCTGGAGAAGCTGGAAGCTTACGAACAGTGGGAAGAGGACGAAGTGTTTCCCATCCTCTACAAGTATACCGCTCAAGGGCCGGATCCTGCCTTTCTAACTTCAGCTTGGGTGTTGGAAGAGGATCATAAGCAAGTGGAACGTTTTGTTCGTTCTTTTATTGCCTATGCGAATGAGTGTGATCAGGGTGCAAATTCAAAAGTAAACGTAAATATTCAGTTGAAGAAAGCGATCTCTCTACTTCGGATGGCTTGCGCTGTGATGGCCGAGCAGCTTCTCACGGAAGAAGAAATGGTGTTCCCACTCGCAGATGAGATTTTAGGCAACTATCCTACATTCGGCATATTTCAACGGGGCAATTCTCACAATGACAAATATCGCGCAGATAGGCAGCATCTTTAA
- a CDS encoding hemerythrin domain-containing protein — MEVNVLNSCSGLASSNPAVLSYATERLKEEHQHLRSQLKLLEVNAKEVILIEDTEKGLHLLQHLRSQTAQLMNMLERHAKWEDEELFPFLMGYFHRESVPTIMPSFWVLEKDHQLGVSFIQSFNETVINLTPLVVKKQLVEAASHLVQACLILNDHFTMEEQLILPLTEKVLMDLESFFS, encoded by the coding sequence ATGGAAGTTAATGTCTTAAACAGTTGTTCAGGACTTGCGTCATCCAACCCGGCTGTGCTTTCTTATGCAACGGAACGTCTGAAGGAAGAGCATCAGCATTTACGAAGTCAACTCAAGCTGCTTGAAGTGAATGCGAAGGAAGTTATCTTGATCGAAGATACAGAGAAAGGTCTGCACCTCCTTCAGCATCTCAGAAGCCAGACGGCACAATTGATGAATATGCTGGAGCGGCATGCCAAATGGGAGGATGAGGAATTATTCCCTTTCCTAATGGGCTACTTCCATCGCGAGTCTGTTCCTACGATTATGCCTTCCTTCTGGGTGCTGGAGAAGGATCATCAGTTGGGCGTTTCGTTTATCCAATCGTTCAATGAGACAGTGATTAACTTGACGCCGTTAGTCGTCAAAAAACAGCTAGTAGAAGCAGCCTCGCATTTGGTGCAGGCCTGTTTAATTCTGAATGACCATTTTACGATGGAAGAGCAACTGATTTTACCATTAACGGAGAAAGTGCTGATGGATTTAGAATCATTTTTCTCATAG
- the pflA gene encoding pyruvate formate-lyase-activating protein yields MKGRIHSFDTFGTVDGPGIRFVLFMQGCALKCHYCHNPDSWEMNAGRQMDVEEILNEIEPFLAYYQRSGGGITVTGGEPTLQAPFVARLFAACKQRWGLHTVLDTNGFCEPGHAEELLNVTDLVLLDLKQIHPEKHIALTAQPNDRIKQFASYLDERKMPVWIRHVLVPGWTDAYQDLLALGEFIGSLSHVQKVELLPYHRMGVYKWGQMGKEYPLGQCSEPSDREVARASMWIDQGIEAGKNTIGLEQNQSLERDTWEGIGHGS; encoded by the coding sequence ATGAAAGGACGCATACATTCCTTCGATACGTTTGGGACCGTTGACGGTCCGGGCATCCGCTTCGTCCTTTTCATGCAGGGCTGCGCGCTGAAGTGCCATTACTGTCATAACCCGGATTCATGGGAAATGAATGCCGGCAGGCAGATGGACGTCGAGGAGATTCTCAACGAGATCGAACCGTTCCTGGCGTACTATCAACGTTCAGGCGGCGGCATTACGGTGACGGGAGGGGAACCCACGCTTCAGGCTCCCTTCGTGGCACGCCTGTTTGCTGCTTGCAAACAGCGCTGGGGACTCCATACCGTGCTGGATACGAACGGTTTTTGCGAACCTGGACATGCGGAGGAACTATTGAACGTAACCGATCTGGTGCTGCTGGATTTGAAACAGATCCATCCCGAGAAGCACATCGCGCTTACGGCGCAGCCTAATGACCGTATCAAGCAATTTGCTTCGTATTTGGATGAAAGGAAGATGCCTGTCTGGATTCGCCATGTGCTGGTACCAGGTTGGACGGATGCTTATCAAGATTTATTGGCGCTAGGGGAATTCATCGGGTCACTCAGCCATGTGCAGAAAGTGGAACTGCTCCCCTATCACCGGATGGGCGTTTACAAATGGGGGCAGATGGGGAAGGAATATCCGCTCGGTCAGTGCTCAGAACCCTCAGACCGAGAAGTGGCCAGAGCAAGCATGTGGATTGATCAGGGGATTGAGGCAGGGAAGAACACGATAGGCTTGGAGCAAAATCAGAGTTTGGAAAGGGATACTTGGGAGGGAATCGGACATGGAAGTTAA
- the pflB gene encoding formate C-acetyltransferase produces the protein MAIQESDVRMGSWRGFVGSKWTKSIDVNDFIDSNITVYMSDHAFLAGPTEATTELWRMISILTAKERENGGVLDVDVDTISTITSHAPGYIAKEKEKIVGLQTDAPLKRSVQPFGGIRMVIDACEAYGFKLPQEIVDVFTDIRKTHNQGVFDAYTTEMKTARKAAIITGLPDAYGRGRIIGDYRRVALYGVNHLIEAKKKDLLQLEVDSITEDVIRLREEISEQMRSLNELKKMAKSYGFDISGPARNAAEAVQWLYFAYLAAIKEQNGAAMSLGRVSSFLDIYIERDLQECTLTEEAAQELIDHFVMKLRIVKFLRTPDYNELFSGDPTWVTESIGGMGLDGRARVTKNSFRFLHTLYNLGPAPEPNLTVLWSTALPEGFKTYCAKVSVETSSIQYENDDLMRPYYGDDYGIACCVSAMRIGKQMQFFGARANLAKALLYAINGGVDEKLGIQVGPELAPITSDVLHYEEVADKFDTIMEWLAKLYVNTLNVIHYMHDKYCYERLEMALHDRDIVRTMATGIAGLSVVADSLSAIKYAKVRPIRNEQGIAVDFQIEGDYPQYGNNDERVDAIAVQLAETFMNKIRKHQTYRGSVPTMSVLTITSNVVYGKKTGSTPDGRKAGEPFAPGANPMHGRDRKGALASLATVAKIPYEHCQDGISNTFSIVPKALGREEEDRLTNLAALLDGYMANHGHHLNVNVFDRAQLLDAMEHPEQYPQLTIRVSGYAVNFIKLTREQQLDVIHRTFHGTM, from the coding sequence ATGGCTATACAAGAATCTGATGTGCGAATGGGAAGCTGGAGAGGCTTTGTAGGCAGCAAATGGACCAAGAGCATTGATGTTAACGATTTTATCGATTCCAACATCACGGTGTATATGAGTGATCACGCCTTCCTGGCCGGACCGACGGAGGCAACGACAGAGCTGTGGCGCATGATCAGCATTCTGACGGCGAAGGAGCGGGAGAATGGCGGTGTGCTGGACGTCGATGTCGACACGATCTCCACGATTACTTCCCACGCTCCAGGGTATATTGCCAAAGAGAAGGAGAAGATCGTAGGCCTGCAAACGGATGCCCCGTTAAAGCGCTCGGTTCAGCCCTTCGGGGGAATTCGTATGGTGATCGATGCTTGCGAGGCGTATGGCTTCAAGCTTCCGCAAGAAATTGTAGACGTATTTACCGATATCCGCAAAACGCATAACCAAGGTGTATTCGATGCCTATACAACGGAGATGAAGACAGCGCGTAAAGCAGCTATCATCACAGGGCTGCCGGACGCATACGGACGCGGGCGCATCATCGGCGACTATCGACGTGTCGCCCTCTATGGGGTCAATCACCTGATCGAGGCGAAGAAGAAGGATCTCCTTCAGCTGGAGGTCGATTCGATTACCGAAGATGTCATTCGGCTGCGTGAAGAAATTTCGGAACAGATGCGCAGCTTGAATGAGCTAAAGAAGATGGCGAAGTCGTACGGCTTTGATATTTCGGGACCGGCTAGGAATGCCGCTGAAGCCGTGCAATGGTTATATTTTGCCTATCTGGCGGCGATTAAAGAACAAAACGGTGCAGCGATGAGTTTAGGACGCGTATCCAGCTTCCTCGATATTTACATCGAGCGGGATTTGCAGGAGTGCACGCTTACGGAAGAAGCGGCGCAGGAGTTGATTGACCATTTTGTCATGAAGCTTCGTATTGTTAAATTCTTGCGCACGCCTGACTATAATGAGCTTTTCAGTGGAGACCCGACCTGGGTGACGGAGTCTATTGGGGGCATGGGGCTGGACGGCCGGGCGCGTGTAACGAAGAATTCGTTCCGCTTCCTGCACACCTTGTATAATCTGGGACCTGCGCCAGAGCCGAATCTGACGGTGCTATGGTCGACGGCGCTGCCGGAAGGATTCAAAACGTACTGCGCCAAGGTGTCGGTAGAGACCAGTTCAATTCAGTATGAAAATGATGACCTAATGCGCCCGTACTACGGAGATGACTACGGCATCGCCTGCTGTGTATCCGCTATGCGGATCGGCAAGCAGATGCAATTCTTCGGTGCACGTGCCAATTTGGCTAAAGCGCTGCTCTATGCAATCAATGGCGGGGTCGATGAGAAGCTCGGCATCCAGGTTGGACCTGAACTTGCGCCCATTACGTCCGATGTGCTGCATTATGAAGAAGTAGCTGATAAGTTTGACACGATTATGGAATGGCTGGCGAAGCTATATGTCAACACTTTGAACGTTATTCACTACATGCATGATAAGTACTGTTATGAACGTCTGGAAATGGCGCTTCATGACCGTGACATTGTTCGTACGATGGCGACGGGCATTGCAGGGCTTTCAGTGGTCGCTGACTCGCTAAGTGCGATCAAGTATGCGAAGGTCCGTCCGATCCGTAATGAACAAGGCATCGCCGTCGATTTCCAAATCGAAGGTGACTATCCACAGTACGGCAACAATGATGAGCGTGTTGACGCGATCGCCGTGCAATTGGCCGAAACGTTCATGAATAAGATTCGCAAGCATCAGACGTATCGCGGGTCCGTGCCAACGATGTCGGTTTTAACGATTACTTCGAACGTGGTGTATGGCAAAAAGACAGGCAGCACGCCGGATGGCCGCAAAGCGGGCGAACCTTTTGCGCCTGGCGCAAATCCGATGCATGGACGCGATCGGAAAGGGGCACTGGCCTCACTCGCGACGGTCGCGAAGATTCCTTATGAGCATTGCCAGGATGGTATCTCCAATACGTTCTCGATTGTGCCTAAAGCACTGGGCCGCGAGGAAGAAGACCGACTCACGAATCTAGCAGCTCTGCTAGATGGCTATATGGCCAATCATGGTCATCATCTGAATGTGAATGTGTTCGACCGAGCGCAGCTGCTGGATGCCATGGAGCATCCGGAACAGTACCCGCAGCTTACGATTCGGGTATCGGGTTATGCCGTGAACTTTATCAAATTGACGCGAGAACAGCAGTTGGATGTGATCCATCGTACGTTCCACGGCACGATGTAA